A single region of the Schizosaccharomyces osmophilus chromosome 3, complete sequence genome encodes:
- the pus1 gene encoding TruA family tRNA/ U2 snRNA pseudouridine synthase Lsp1: MGRDGKRSWYNGDRREAKRNRVNTAQYDEKRPEHLVVGEKKPKRKAACLVGYCGTGYHGMQLNPPSRTIEGDLFDAFVKVGAVSSYNSDDPKKVALARAARTDKGVHAAGNVITLKLIMEDEQLIEKVNQHLPPSIRVWDVIRTINSFNPRTYCESRIYEYLIPTYAFVPPKPTSVLGQCIARNSPMPNEPIDENDINQVSRKIFYEEGKEFWDKYKEMEAAILEAYNADPENFVNPFSKKAAAAAASAEGNESVKHWESSVPPSEENAQKPTPVNPPEEEASTEELQRNGSKDEETSAPTPEESQSDASTPKSDPAMRLDRALKNAEMQLLKEYRISEKRLRVIRETLDCYVGNHNFHNFTVGQAFYQKNSNRLIRSFKASDPIIIGNTEWISLKVHGQSFMLHQIRKMIALAVLMVRTGCNLSRIQDAFKKTKVNIPKGPGFGLLLESPFFKGYNEHKAPDNDRDPIDFNKYSESIEKFKHAHIYDKIFLEESRKQVFHCFLTFIDSYKEIDFQYLSDIGITAEEEKIAENGLPDELSSEDEDDAKTNKDELEG; encoded by the exons ATGGGACGTGATGGTAAACGAAGTTGGTATAATGGCGATCGCAGGGAAGCCAAAAGAAACCGAGTAAATACTGCTCAGTACGATGAAAAACGACCCGAGCACTTGGTCGTTggtgaaaagaaaccaaaacgTAAAGCTGCTTGCCTTGTAGGGTACTGCGGTACTGGTTATCACGGTATGCAATTGAATCCTCCTAGTAGAACGATTGAAGGAGACCTTTTCGACGCGTTTGTCAAGGTTGGTGCCGTGTCTTCTTACAACTCGGATGATCCAAAGAAAGTCGCTTTAGCTCGTGCTGCACGTACCGATAAGGGTGTTCATGCTGCTGGAAATGTCATCACGTTAAAACTAATAATGGAGGATGAGCAATTGATCGAAAAAGTCAACCAGCATCTTCCTCCTTCTATCCGCGTTTGGGATGTTATCCGTACGATTAACTCCTTTAACCCTAGAACGTACTGCGAATCTCGTATCTATGAGTACCTGATTCCTACTTATGCTTTCGTCCCCCCGAAGCCCACTTCTGTGTTGGGTCAGTGCATTGCCAGAAACTCTCCTATGCCAAATGAACCtattgatgaaaatgacaTCAACCAGGTGAGCCGCAAGATTTTCTACGAAGAGGGAAAAGAGTTTTGGGATAAGTACAAAGAAATGGAAGCTGCTATTTTGGAGGCCTATAACGCAGACCCTGAGAATTTTGTCAATCCCTTTTCTAAGAAAGCTGCCGCCGCTGCCGCTTCTGCTGAAGGAAACGAGAGCGTCAAACATTGGGAGTCATCTGTGCCCCCTTCTGAGGAGAATGCTCAAAAACCCACTCCTGTTAATCCACCTGAGGAGGAAGCCAGCACAGAAGAGCTCCAAAGAAATGGttcaaaagatgaagagaCTTCTGCTCCAACACCAGAGGAAAGTCAATCTGATGCCTCTACACCCAAAAGTGATCCAGCTATGAGACTTGACCgtgctttaaaaaatgcaGAAATGCAGCTACTAAAGGAGTATCGAATCTCTGAAAAGAGATTACGAGTTATTAGAGAAACTCTGGATTGCTATGTTGGAAATCATAACTTTCACAACTTTACCGTCGGGCAAGcgttttaccaaaaaaacagTAACCGATTGATACGCTCTTTTAAG GCTTCTGACCCAATTATAATTGGTAACACTGAGTGGATTTCCTTGAAGGTACACGGACAGTCATTTATGTTACACCAAATCCGAAAAATGATAGCTTTGGCCGTGCTAATGGTTCGCACTGGGTGCAACTTGAGTCGCATTCAAGatgcttttaaaaaaacaaaagtaaatatcCCTAAAGGCCCTGGATTTGGTCTTTTGTTAGAGTCTCCTTTCTTCAAAGGTTATAATGAGCACAAGGCTCCGGATAATGATCGAGATCCTATTGACTTTAATAAGTACTCTGAAAGTATAGAAAAGTTTAAACACGCTCACATTTACGATAAAATTTTCCTAGAGGAAAGTCGGAAACAAGT TTtccattgctttttgacCTTCATAGACAGCTATAAGGAGATTGACTTTCAATATCTTTCGGATATTGGCATCActgctgaagaagaaaagatcGCCGAAAACGGACTACCAGATGAATTGTCTAGTGAAGACGAGGATGATGCAAAGACCAATAAGGATGAATTAGAAGGATAA
- the sgf73 gene encoding SAGA complex deubiquitinating submodule subunit Sgf73 produces MLTEQQTLELFPEEWERNHEILLKFPNGLPKDDSGNQSSSNDPENEIESKKSNTESSRVPLPAESFPRFGVEPNNTDLDYVLCPTCDRPYLSNYIEEHNGKCVEKNSLKRQTEKDVSAAVNSKETVTSSTASVKNGSKAAHPKLNGSSGDASNHSNNTTEVAPSKRRKVEESKKSTKANASSKKDVGKKKNTKQKGPVDVDKQCGVLLPNNLMCARSLTCKTHSMSSKRAVPGRSQPYDVLLASCQKKNQAKIQRQILETAKESEEQQHETPVDSDEEVDFIMNALQQSGNKPLEHRTVLPVKRRHTYFRTRELIAAAFRHGEQGMQVTGTILGRVVPFSAR; encoded by the exons CGGGTTGCCAAAGGATGATAGCGGAAATCAGAGTAGCTCCAACGACccagaaaatgaaatagaaagtaaaaaaagtaatacGGAAAGCTCTCGAGTACCTCTTCCTGCAGAGTCGTTTCCTCGTTTTGGCGTTGAGCCTAATAATACAGATCTTGATTATGTACTTTGCCCGACATGCGACAGGCCATATTTATCAAACTATATTGAGGAGCATAATGGGAAATGTGTTGAGAAAAATTCACTAAAGCGTCAGACAGAAAAGGATGTTTCTGCAGCAGTAAACTCAAAGGAAACGGTGACTTCATCTACGGCTTCTGTCAAGAATGGTAGTAAAGCAGCGCATCCAAAACTGAATGGTTCTTCTGGAGACGCTTCCAACCATAGTAATAATACCACAGAGGTTGCTCCTTCTAAACGACGGAAAGTGGAAGAAAGTAAGAAATCCACGAAAGCGAATGCTTCGTCCAAAAAGGACGTgggaaagaagaagaatacaaaacaaaaag GTCCTGTTGATGTTGACAAACAATGTGGTGTCCTTTTACCTAACAACCTGATGTGTGCACGTTCTTTGACATGCAAAACTCATTCCATGTCAAGCAAGCGTGCTGTTCCTGGTCGCTCTCAGCCATATGATGTTTTGCTAGCTTCTtgtcaaaagaaaaaccaagCCAAAATACAAC GTCAAATTCTCGAAACCGCCAAAGAATCGGAAGAACAGCAACACGAAACACCTGTCGATTCGGATGAGGAAGTTGATTTTATTATGAACGCACTACAACAATCTGGTAATAAACCTTTAGAACATAGAACAGTTTTACCTGTTAAACGGAGGCATACCTATTTCCGTACTAGGGAGTTAATTGCGGCCGCCTTTCGACACGGAGAACAAGGAATGCAAGTTACCGGTACCATACTTGGAAGAGTTGTTCCTTTTAGCGCACGTTAA